One window of the Gordonia westfalica genome contains the following:
- the grpE gene encoding nucleotide exchange factor GrpE: protein MTAGSHSTNGSGDEPVTVTDRRRIDPETGEVRDEPAAGPGPAAAEPAVNESENGQPADETSADARVAELTADLQRERAQFANFRRRAAEEKQGSVAYGKQILIDKLLPVLDDLDRAREHGDLESGPLRAVADKLTGALNAEGLEAFGAAGDEFNPELHEAVQHDGTGDHPVIGAVYRCGYRLGEKVIRTAMVTVTDPQPAGDQGGAQ, encoded by the coding sequence GTGACCGCAGGATCCCATTCGACGAATGGGTCCGGCGACGAGCCGGTGACGGTGACCGACCGTCGTCGCATCGACCCGGAAACGGGTGAGGTGCGCGACGAGCCGGCCGCCGGTCCCGGCCCGGCCGCCGCCGAACCCGCCGTGAACGAGTCCGAGAACGGGCAGCCCGCCGACGAGACGTCGGCGGATGCCCGGGTCGCCGAGCTGACGGCGGATCTGCAGCGCGAACGCGCGCAGTTCGCCAACTTCCGGCGGCGTGCGGCCGAGGAGAAGCAGGGATCGGTTGCCTACGGCAAGCAGATCCTGATCGACAAGCTCCTCCCGGTTCTCGACGACCTCGACCGTGCCCGTGAGCACGGCGATCTCGAGAGCGGCCCGCTGCGGGCCGTCGCCGACAAGCTGACCGGTGCGCTGAACGCCGAGGGTCTCGAGGCCTTCGGTGCCGCGGGTGACGAGTTCAACCCCGAACTCCACGAAGCGGTCCAGCACGACGGCACCGGCGACCACCCGGTCATCGGCGCGGTGTACCGCTGTGGTTACCGCCTGGGCGAGAAGGTGATCCGTACCGCCATGGTCACGGTCACCGATCCGCAGCCCGCCGGTGACCAGGGCGGTGCACAATAA
- a CDS encoding heat shock protein transcriptional repressor HspR, which translates to MAGQKNFDADGATFMISVAAELAGMHAQTLRTYDRLGLVTPQRTSGGGRRYSSRDVDLLREIQRLSQEEGVNLAGIKRIIDLSNQVEALQQRVRELTDEVAASRNRRGGELVPVPRTNALVVWQPRRKRSGD; encoded by the coding sequence ATGGCCGGTCAGAAGAACTTCGACGCCGACGGCGCGACCTTCATGATCTCGGTGGCCGCCGAGCTCGCCGGCATGCATGCTCAGACCCTGCGGACCTATGACCGCCTCGGTCTGGTCACCCCGCAGCGGACGAGTGGCGGCGGTCGCCGCTACTCCTCCCGCGATGTCGACCTCCTGCGTGAGATCCAGCGTCTCTCGCAGGAGGAGGGTGTCAACCTCGCAGGTATCAAACGGATCATCGATCTGAGCAATCAGGTCGAGGCGCTGCAGCAGCGCGTCCGTGAGCTCACCGACGAGGTCGCCGCGTCGCGGAACCGCCGCGGCGGCGAGCTCGTCCCGGTGCCCCGGACCAACGCCCTCGTCGTGTGGCAGCCGCGGCGGAAGCGCTCCGGCGACTGA
- the dnaJ gene encoding molecular chaperone DnaJ, translating into MAPQREWLEHDFYKDLGVASDASAEEIKKAYRKLARELHPDANPGDSAAEERFKRVSEAHSVLSDPEKRKEYDETRAMFAGGRFRGGGNGFPGGFPGGGTTYTTGGNDFDLGDLFGGAQTGGGGGGFGDIFDGLFNRGGGTQRTSTASRPRRGKDLETETTLSFKDAALGTTVPLRVTSPSPCTTCHGSGAKPGTSPRVCPNCNGSGFVSRNQGAFGFSEPCQDCQGTGSRIDDPCADCSGSGVKNRTRTINVRIPAGVEDGQRIRLAGQGEAGRRGAPSGDLYVVVHVTPHKQFTRSGNDLRVQLPVRISELVLGATVSVPTLEGSVGVKIPPNTTDGRTLRVRGRGVPKRSGGAGDLLVTVKVAVPDKLDDAAIEAMRAYDQAERASGFDPRANWGR; encoded by the coding sequence GTGGCTCCACAACGTGAGTGGTTGGAACACGACTTCTACAAGGACCTGGGCGTTGCTTCTGACGCTTCGGCTGAAGAGATCAAGAAGGCCTATCGCAAGCTCGCCCGCGAGCTGCACCCGGACGCCAATCCCGGCGATTCCGCGGCCGAAGAGCGCTTCAAGCGGGTGTCCGAAGCCCACAGTGTGCTGAGCGATCCCGAGAAGCGCAAAGAGTACGACGAGACCCGTGCCATGTTCGCCGGCGGACGATTCCGCGGCGGCGGCAACGGATTCCCGGGCGGATTCCCCGGCGGCGGTACGACGTACACGACCGGTGGCAACGACTTCGATCTGGGCGACCTGTTCGGCGGGGCTCAGACCGGCGGCGGTGGCGGCGGATTCGGCGACATCTTCGACGGCCTCTTCAACCGCGGCGGAGGAACACAACGCACGTCGACGGCCAGCCGTCCGCGCCGCGGCAAGGACCTCGAGACCGAGACCACGCTGTCCTTCAAGGACGCGGCCCTCGGCACGACGGTCCCGCTGCGCGTGACCAGCCCGTCCCCGTGTACGACCTGTCACGGCTCGGGTGCCAAGCCGGGCACCAGCCCGCGAGTGTGCCCCAACTGCAACGGCTCCGGCTTCGTCAGCCGCAACCAGGGCGCCTTCGGGTTCAGCGAACCCTGCCAGGACTGCCAGGGCACCGGTTCGCGGATCGACGACCCGTGCGCCGACTGCTCCGGCAGCGGCGTGAAGAACCGGACCCGCACCATCAACGTGCGTATCCCTGCCGGAGTCGAAGACGGCCAACGCATTCGGCTCGCCGGACAGGGCGAGGCCGGGCGCCGCGGCGCGCCGTCGGGCGACCTGTACGTCGTCGTACATGTCACCCCGCACAAGCAGTTCACGCGCAGCGGCAACGACCTTCGCGTGCAGTTGCCGGTGCGGATCTCCGAACTCGTTCTCGGCGCGACGGTCTCGGTACCGACGCTCGAGGGTTCGGTCGGGGTCAAGATCCCGCCGAACACCACCGACGGCCGGACGCTCCGCGTGCGCGGCCGCGGCGTCCCCAAACGGTCCGGCGGCGCGGGCGATCTGCTCGTCACCGTCAAGGTAGCGGTGCCGGACAAGCTCGACGACGCTGCCATCGAGGCGATGCGCGCCTACGACCAGGCCGAAAGGGCAAGCGGTTTCGATCCACGGGCGAACTGGGGGCGATGA
- a CDS encoding SRPBCC family protein translates to MASDTVTTVDTGPHRVSRRIVVDAPAAEVFALIANPHRHPELDGSGTVRDTPVKGPEKLTPGARFSVGMKQFGVPYTITSTATDVDTDRVVEWKHPMGHRWRWELEATSPTTTQVTETFDYSTLKFPKIMELIGYDKKNGQGIEGTLRALANRFG, encoded by the coding sequence ATGGCTTCCGACACCGTCACCACCGTTGACACGGGCCCGCACCGCGTTTCTCGGCGCATCGTCGTCGACGCACCGGCCGCCGAGGTCTTCGCCCTCATCGCCAATCCGCATCGTCATCCCGAACTGGACGGTTCGGGGACGGTGCGGGACACGCCGGTCAAGGGTCCGGAAAAGCTCACCCCCGGCGCGCGATTCAGCGTCGGGATGAAGCAGTTCGGCGTGCCGTACACCATCACTTCCACCGCGACCGACGTCGACACCGACCGGGTCGTCGAGTGGAAGCACCCCATGGGCCATCGCTGGCGTTGGGAGCTGGAGGCCACCTCACCGACGACCACTCAGGTCACCGAGACCTTCGACTACTCGACGCTCAAGTTTCCGAAGATCATGGAACTGATCGGCTACGACAAGAAGAACGGTCAGGGTATCGAGGGCACGTTGCGGGCGCTCGCGAATCGATTCGGCTGA